CACCCTCTGCCTCACCAACATGGGCGAGACTACTGTCGACCTTGCAGCCGGCGACCGCGTCGTCCAGATGATCCTCCATGACGTCGGCGACGGGGCCGGCACCTACAACGGGCGGTACCAGGACAGCACCGGGGTGGTCAGGGCACGATGAGCGGGATCAGGACAGAGAGGAAGTGCATCGAGATCCTCAGGCTCCTCAAGGAACACCCCGAACCGATGGGGGCGAAACGCCTCTCCGAACTCATGGCCGAGCACGGCTTCGTCCTCTCCGACCGTGCCGTCCAGTACTACCTCCGCTCCCTCGACGAGATGGGCTTTACCGAGAAGATCGGAAACCGGGGGCGCATCCTCACGCCGAGCGGCACCGCCGAGATCGAAAACGCCCTCGTCGGCGAACGCATCGGCTTCGTCATCTCCAAACTCGAAAGACTCGCCGTCAGGACGACCTTCGACCCCAGGAGCGGCACCGGCGACGTCGCCTACAACCTCTCCGTCGTTCCTGACGCCGAAGTCGACCGCGTCAGGAAAGCCTTCGACGCCGTCCTCGCCGCAGGGTGCGGGTTCTTCGACGCCTACGGCATCACCACCAGCGACCCCCGCATACCCGCCGGCCATACAGGCTTCATGACCGTCTGCTCGGTCACGATGGACGGCGTCTTCCAGAGACAGGGCATCCCCGTCGAGATGAAGTATGGCGGCAGGATCGCGATCCGCAAGGACGAACCGACGCAGTTCCTCGATCTCCTCGCGTATCGCGGCACAAGCATCGACCCCCTCCAGCTCTTCATCGCCGCCGGCCTCACCTCGGTCCATGCCTATGTCACGTCCGGCGACGGCATCGCCCTCGCCAATATCAGGCAGGTACCCCTCCCCGCACAGGACAAAGTGGAGGAGATCGTCGCGACCATGCGGTCGGCCGGGTTCGTCTTCCCTCTCACGACCGGAGAACAGATCTTTAACCTTCAGAGAGACCCGTACCGCCTCTCCATCGCCTCGTTTTCCGGCATGAACCTCATCGCCCATGCCGTCGAAGAGGGCTGTTCCATCAGGACCGAAATCGGCGCCGGGAACATCCCCTTCTCCCGGATCATATAATCCAGTCGATGCTGTCCTGACTCTCTTCTTCTTCCTCGTCCTGTTTTTTTGTCTCCGGGCCCGTGATCTTTCCGCGCCCCGGCTCGATCTCCTTCGGCATCTGCTTCGGGGCCAGGTGCATCCCGCCCCTCAGGACATCGTCGATCGGCCGGGTGCCCGGATCATTCAGGAGCACCGCATCCTTCCCCGGGAGTTCGTCCTTCGCCTTCTTCACGACCCATTTCAGGCTGACCTTCTCCCCGGAGAGGACATCGTCCTTTGCCGCCGGGATCGCCTCGACCCTGAAACCTGTCTCCTCGATCTCCTTCGGTTTTTTCACGGCCGAAAACTGCCCCCCGATCCCGAGAGTCGAGTCCTTCGGAGCCTGGGGAAGACCGACAGAGGTCATCCGGGTCATATCCCCGGGCGTCTGTTTCTTCGCGCCGGGCACCACCACGGCCCCCTCATCGCCTCCGGTTTTTTTCAGGTGATCACTGGAGAGGTGGATCCGGAGTTTCCCGTCTTCTCTTTCCTTCTTCCGCTTCTGTCCTGCGATTGCGATCATGTCGTCCTTTTCTTCCGTCATCTCCATTCCACCTCCTCCCGGTGCAAGAGGATCTCTTCCCGAGTACCCCGTGAAAAAAGCTGCCTCCGCTTCCGCATCTTCATCGACGTCCGCGGGCCTCTGCCCCCCGGCCTCGACCGCCGCTTCCCTGGCCGCTTCTTCCTCCAGTTCCTGCCTGTACTCTTCCCTGTGGACCTTCAACTCGTCGATCCTGGGTACATTCCGCACCCCGGCAAGAACGACGATGATCCCGACGAAGCGGGTATTTTTGATCGGGTAGTCGCCCGAACGCATCTCAAGGCCGGCGATGCTCCGGTCGATCCACTTCCTGACCGTGACAAATCCCCTGATGCTCAACTCTCTGTCAGGCCCGGCAATGAGGACCAGCGCCTTTTCGGCACTCGTGAGGTCGCACGGCACGGATATCTCCTCATATACCGCCTTCTTTGCGAGGGAAACGATCCGTGCCGCCCGCTTCTTGGACCCCTCCATATAATTGCGGGCCGAGCTCCACCGTGTCAGAAATTCGAGAGGGCCAAGGGGGAGACGTTCGGCAGCGTAGCCGACGGCCACGATCCCCGTGCCGCTGAGGGTGTTGAGCACCTCCCCGGCGTCGAGGACGAGTTCGCCCACATCGAGGCCTGATTCATTGAACTCCCCTGCACGCAGGAGGAGCCCGATCCTCCGGGCGACCTCGTCGTTCAGCAGGGAATACATCCTGCGGGGGTTCATGAATGGGCCCCTCCTTCCTGCGATCTTCGACGAAAACCCGGTCCGGCCCGGTTCGTCCCCGGAGCGGACCCGTCCCACCCAGGTCTCATTGTCGAAGACGATCGTGCCGTCCACGAGTCCGGAGATCATCTCCAGATCGTCTGCGGCCTTGGCGGCCCGTTTTAAACCCTCATCCCTGCACGGCAGGGTGACCACGGCAAATATCGGCTCGACGAAGGACTGGCGCAACTGCGGGATAATCTGGGGGAGAGTATCGATCATTGTCCCCCCGAGACCCGTGATCACCATGATGGCGTCGATCTCGACGGTGTCCACCTTCTGGATGCAGGTCATCACCTCTTCGATATCGACGACCGTCTCGACATCGAAGGTGAAGGACGGATCGATCGGCGGGAAGAATAACTTGGACTCCTCGGGAAGGTGCTCGAGCTGGATAAGCGTATTGGAGTCGTAATCGATCACGAGTGCGTTCATGCAGAGGACCTTGCTCCTCCGGTCGTGATCGTAGAGCCTGTCCACGATCCTGCTGCCTGCACCCCCCAGTCCTATTGCCAAGACCCGCATGTATTCTCTCTCCGCCCCGTTTCGGGCGGGCGGCACCCTCCGTCACCGGTTGGTCTGCCCTGCACCTGACCCACATGCCGGGAACACGTTTTCCCCCCCTCTGCATCGCACCTTTCTGGAAAAAGAATGGATGCCTGGTGCGTGCCCCCGGATCATTCGCGGACGGCGGCCGGGTTCCGGTTGCGTACTCTCTTGGGTATTTGTGCTGATGATCATAAATACTTCTCTTTTGGCGTTTCGCCCGTTCCTCCGCGATAGGGAAACAGTTGAGGCACTATATCCATTTGATACCTCTATCTCAAGTAGGAAGCGTTTATTTTTCTCTCTTCTCAGGGCAAATGATAATACTTTTATCTTTGTGCGATAACTACTCTCTCTGAGGTGAAATGCCTTGAGTTATGGAATTGAATTTGTGCCAGGCAACATTAACGTCAAGCAGGTCGTGAAATACGTCAAGCTTGCCGAGTCCAAGGACATCGACTACGCGTGGATCACCAACCACTATAACAATCGCCACTGCTACCCCACCCTCGCCATGATCGCAGCGAACACCGACTCGATCAAGATGGGCCCGGGTATCATGAACACCTTCACCGACACCCCGGCGGCAATTGCGTCCTTCATGTGCACGCTGGACGAGATCTCCGACGGCCGTGCAGTCCTCGGTATCGGCCCCGGCGACCTTTCGACCCTTCCGAAGCTTGCGATTGCGGGTGGGAAGCCCGTCGCTCGCCTGAAGGAGGGTATCACCCAGATCCGCCGCCTCTGCAGCGGTGAAGAGATCAAGAAGACCGGCGACATGGAGTTCTTCGACTACGACGGTGCCAAGCTCACCGGCGTCCAGCTCCCCGGCAAGAAGGGTATCCCCGTCTACATCGGTGCTCAGGGCCCCAAGATGCTCGAGCTCGCCGGTGAGATGGGCGAAGGTTCCCTGATCAACGCCTCCAACCCGAAGGACTTCGAGATCGCCATCCCGATCATCAAGAAGGCTCAGGAAGCCGCAGGCCGGAAGAAGCACGATGTCGGTGCGTACACCGCCATGTCCATCGACCAGAACGAGAAGAAGGCCCGCAACGCCGCAAAGATCGTCGCCGCCTTCATCGCCGCGGGCTCCCCGCCGGCACTTCTCCAGCGCCACGGACTTGACCTGAACAACGTCGCCAAGATCAAGGACGCCCTCGGACGCTTTGACTTCAAGGCGGTCGGCGGCCTCGTCGGCGACGCCGAGATCGACGCCTTCACCATCGCCGGTACCCCGGACATGGTCAGGCAGAAGTGCGACGACCTCAAGGCGGCCGGTGTCACCCAGATCATCTTCGGGTCCCCGCTCGGCCCCGACATGACCAACTCGATCCGCCTCCTCGGCAAGTACGTTGTCTGAACCCGACTGCAGGTCTCCTGCAGCAATATTTTTTGGGGGATATCCCTATCCTCCATTTTCCATCCACCGCTAACGCCTCAAAGAGGTGCTTTTATCACGTCCTCACCCCTACCGGAGGATGGAGGTATGTTTTCCGTCGACGAGTATGCGGGTGGCAGGATTCAGGTCCGCCGGGAGGCCCTGACCGGAATCGCGTCGCGCATCTCCCCCGAGCGGATCGGCCGGAACCTCGACCTGCCCTATGCCGGTGCGCCTTCTGGAGACTGTCCCTTCTGTCCTGATCGTGTGGAACGCGAGACCCCCACCTTTACCGACGGCACCCGGATCCTCCGGGGCGAGAGTGTCACCTTTCCGAACCTCTACCCTTTTGCCGACTGGCACCTCGTGACCGTCATCACCCGTGCCCATACCGTCGAGCGCTTTACCGTCGACCAGGTCGCCGATGCCCTCTCTGGACTGCTGGACGGGGTGAAGGGACGGGGAGGTTACATGTCGCTGAACTGGAATTATCT
This window of the Methanofollis ethanolicus genome carries:
- a CDS encoding DUF128 domain-containing protein, translated to MSGIRTERKCIEILRLLKEHPEPMGAKRLSELMAEHGFVLSDRAVQYYLRSLDEMGFTEKIGNRGRILTPSGTAEIENALVGERIGFVISKLERLAVRTTFDPRSGTGDVAYNLSVVPDAEVDRVRKAFDAVLAAGCGFFDAYGITTSDPRIPAGHTGFMTVCSVTMDGVFQRQGIPVEMKYGGRIAIRKDEPTQFLDLLAYRGTSIDPLQLFIAAGLTSVHAYVTSGDGIALANIRQVPLPAQDKVEEIVATMRSAGFVFPLTTGEQIFNLQRDPYRLSIASFSGMNLIAHAVEEGCSIRTEIGAGNIPFSRII
- a CDS encoding tubulin/FtsZ family protein codes for the protein MRVLAIGLGGAGSRIVDRLYDHDRRSKVLCMNALVIDYDSNTLIQLEHLPEESKLFFPPIDPSFTFDVETVVDIEEVMTCIQKVDTVEIDAIMVITGLGGTMIDTLPQIIPQLRQSFVEPIFAVVTLPCRDEGLKRAAKAADDLEMISGLVDGTIVFDNETWVGRVRSGDEPGRTGFSSKIAGRRGPFMNPRRMYSLLNDEVARRIGLLLRAGEFNESGLDVGELVLDAGEVLNTLSGTGIVAVGYAAERLPLGPLEFLTRWSSARNYMEGSKKRAARIVSLAKKAVYEEISVPCDLTSAEKALVLIAGPDRELSIRGFVTVRKWIDRSIAGLEMRSGDYPIKNTRFVGIIVVLAGVRNVPRIDELKVHREEYRQELEEEAAREAAVEAGGQRPADVDEDAEAEAAFFTGYSGRDPLAPGGGGMEMTEEKDDMIAIAGQKRKKEREDGKLRIHLSSDHLKKTGGDEGAVVVPGAKKQTPGDMTRMTSVGLPQAPKDSTLGIGGQFSAVKKPKEIEETGFRVEAIPAAKDDVLSGEKVSLKWVVKKAKDELPGKDAVLLNDPGTRPIDDVLRGGMHLAPKQMPKEIEPGRGKITGPETKKQDEEEEESQDSIDWII
- a CDS encoding 5,10-methylenetetrahydromethanopterin reductase → MSYGIEFVPGNINVKQVVKYVKLAESKDIDYAWITNHYNNRHCYPTLAMIAANTDSIKMGPGIMNTFTDTPAAIASFMCTLDEISDGRAVLGIGPGDLSTLPKLAIAGGKPVARLKEGITQIRRLCSGEEIKKTGDMEFFDYDGAKLTGVQLPGKKGIPVYIGAQGPKMLELAGEMGEGSLINASNPKDFEIAIPIIKKAQEAAGRKKHDVGAYTAMSIDQNEKKARNAAKIVAAFIAAGSPPALLQRHGLDLNNVAKIKDALGRFDFKAVGGLVGDAEIDAFTIAGTPDMVRQKCDDLKAAGVTQIIFGSPLGPDMTNSIRLLGKYVV